The following proteins are co-located in the Flammeovirga kamogawensis genome:
- a CDS encoding low molecular weight protein-tyrosine-phosphatase, translated as MATNYSILFVCLGNICRSPLADGLMVHEVNKRGIAAQFKIDSAGTYAGHSGERADKRMRKTAANHGVELNSIARQFIINDFDKFEHIVVMDDSNLNNVLNLARNNSDREKVVKLRTFDNQKSGKDVDDPYYGGISGFENCYNVVSESIVNFLDKLLKQD; from the coding sequence ATGGCTACAAATTATAGTATACTCTTTGTTTGCTTAGGCAATATTTGTCGATCTCCCCTGGCAGATGGTCTTATGGTTCATGAAGTAAATAAAAGAGGAATTGCAGCTCAGTTTAAAATCGATTCAGCAGGAACTTATGCAGGGCATTCAGGCGAAAGAGCCGATAAGAGAATGCGAAAAACTGCAGCAAATCACGGTGTTGAATTAAACTCAATTGCTCGTCAATTTATTATTAATGATTTTGATAAATTTGAACACATTGTAGTTATGGATGATAGTAATTTAAACAACGTTTTAAATTTAGCTAGAAATAATTCTGACAGGGAAAAAGTAGTTAAATTAAGAACATTCGATAACCAGAAGAGTGGTAAAGATGTAGATGATCCATATTATGGTGGAATTTCTGGATTTGAAAATTGTTACAATGTTGTTTCAGAAAGTATAGTAAATTTTTTAGACAAACTACTCAAACAAGATTAA
- the rocF gene encoding arginase: MKDIKVLTVRSEIAAGTRGAGMGIDALIVASLGQHSSFFNENTIQNIDDVNNILFKNNNFLNAKHIDGVLTMLKRVSNNTYDTLAGGQTPIVLAGDHSTAAGTISGIKQAYPNQRLGVIWIDAHADFHSPYTTPSGNMHGMPLSMVTYVDNTEEGVNSPNQETIEYWEEIKKVGTKEAKVKPEDIVFIGVRDTEGPEDVILDKFGIRNISVDEVRKNGPEVMANDALNILKECDMIYISFDVDSMDPTISKGTGTPVANGLTVEEALAINKTLVADEKVICWEMVEVNPTLDQNNIMANNAFKILNETVKSLKGKSISLVG; encoded by the coding sequence ATGAAAGATATTAAGGTTTTAACAGTTCGCTCTGAAATAGCAGCAGGAACTAGAGGAGCAGGAATGGGCATTGATGCACTAATTGTAGCAAGTCTTGGACAGCATTCTTCTTTCTTTAATGAGAATACAATTCAAAACATTGACGATGTAAATAACATCCTATTTAAAAACAACAACTTCCTCAATGCAAAACATATTGATGGGGTATTAACCATGCTAAAGAGAGTAAGTAATAACACTTATGATACTTTGGCAGGTGGGCAAACTCCAATTGTTCTTGCAGGAGACCACTCTACTGCTGCAGGTACGATTTCTGGTATTAAGCAAGCTTATCCTAATCAACGTCTTGGAGTAATTTGGATTGATGCTCATGCTGATTTCCACTCACCTTACACTACACCTTCAGGAAATATGCATGGAATGCCACTTTCCATGGTTACTTATGTTGATAATACTGAAGAAGGTGTTAACTCTCCTAACCAAGAAACAATTGAATATTGGGAGGAAATAAAAAAGGTTGGTACTAAGGAAGCAAAAGTAAAACCAGAGGATATTGTTTTTATTGGCGTTCGGGATACTGAAGGACCTGAAGATGTTATCCTTGATAAATTTGGAATTAGAAATATTTCTGTAGATGAAGTTCGCAAAAATGGCCCCGAGGTTATGGCTAATGACGCTTTAAACATATTGAAAGAGTGTGATATGATTTACATCTCTTTTGATGTAGACAGCATGGATCCGACAATTAGCAAAGGCACTGGAACTCCAGTTGCAAATGGTCTTACAGTTGAAGAAGCGCTAGCTATTAATAAAACATTAGTAGCTGATGAGAAAGTTATATGTTGGGAAATGGTAGAAGTAAACCCTACTTTGGATCAAAATAATATTATGGCCAACAATGCTTTTAAAATCTTAAATGAAACGGTAAAATCATTAAAAGGTAAATCAATTTCATTAGTTGGTTAA
- a CDS encoding efflux RND transporter periplasmic adaptor subunit, whose product MAKKKKGSNLKLYIILAVVVVAIVAGGYFYNKSNEEATKVELEAVTYGTITEKVGASGKVQPINEVNLSSEVSGEIRELYVQEGDSVHEKQLLAQIRPDNFQSALDQARASLNAQKAQLARSRADAAQNEARLRQAKLTFERNKNLWEDKVISDQDYENSQADYDIAQANLTSAQENVRASQFTVKSAQAQVDDAKESLQLTKIFAPMSGVVSKLSVEKGEMIVGARQMSATEMMRIANLAEMETRVDVNENDIIRVHIGDTAVIDVDAYSYRDLKFKGIVTAIANSANETTSSDVVTEFEVKIKILASSYANMNAEQKGQESPFRPGMTASVDVITQTKKDILIVPLTAVTTRKRFELEKKGEEDNDDNENALKSKKTAKDNELVEVVFVYNDETKTVSSRKVKTGVSDFENIEILEGVEDGEVIVKGPFRVISETLSEGDLVEEMNSEEANKKPWE is encoded by the coding sequence ATGGCTAAGAAAAAGAAAGGATCAAATCTAAAACTCTATATAATACTTGCTGTTGTTGTTGTGGCAATTGTAGCTGGAGGGTATTTTTATAATAAAAGTAATGAAGAAGCAACAAAAGTAGAGCTAGAAGCAGTTACTTATGGAACGATAACTGAAAAAGTAGGAGCATCAGGAAAAGTTCAACCTATAAATGAAGTAAATTTATCATCTGAAGTATCTGGTGAAATTAGAGAACTTTACGTACAAGAGGGAGACTCTGTACATGAAAAGCAACTTCTTGCACAAATTCGCCCAGATAACTTTCAATCTGCATTAGATCAGGCAAGAGCGTCATTAAATGCTCAAAAAGCACAATTGGCTCGTTCTAGAGCTGACGCAGCACAAAATGAGGCCAGATTAAGACAAGCAAAATTAACTTTCGAAAGAAATAAAAACCTTTGGGAAGATAAAGTGATTTCAGATCAAGATTATGAGAATAGTCAAGCAGATTATGATATTGCTCAAGCAAATTTAACTTCTGCTCAAGAAAATGTGAGAGCATCTCAGTTTACTGTAAAAAGTGCACAAGCTCAAGTTGATGATGCGAAAGAAAGTTTACAGTTAACAAAAATATTTGCACCAATGTCTGGTGTAGTATCAAAGCTTTCTGTTGAAAAAGGTGAAATGATTGTTGGTGCTAGACAAATGTCTGCTACAGAGATGATGCGTATTGCAAACCTTGCAGAAATGGAAACGCGAGTTGATGTAAATGAAAATGATATTATTAGAGTACATATTGGTGACACAGCAGTAATTGATGTTGATGCATATTCTTATCGAGATTTAAAATTTAAGGGGATCGTAACAGCAATAGCTAACTCAGCAAATGAGACAACAAGTTCTGATGTAGTGACAGAGTTTGAAGTAAAAATTAAAATTCTTGCATCTTCTTACGCAAATATGAATGCTGAACAAAAAGGACAAGAATCTCCATTTAGACCGGGAATGACTGCTTCAGTTGATGTAATTACTCAAACAAAGAAGGATATTTTAATTGTGCCTTTAACAGCAGTTACAACAAGAAAAAGGTTTGAGTTAGAAAAGAAAGGTGAAGAGGATAACGATGATAATGAAAATGCATTGAAATCTAAAAAAACAGCTAAGGATAACGAATTAGTTGAAGTAGTATTTGTATACAATGATGAGACGAAAACTGTTTCATCAAGAAAAGTAAAAACAGGTGTTTCTGACTTTGAAAATATAGAAATATTAGAAGGGGTAGAAGATGGAGAGGTGATTGTAAAAGGACCATTCCGTGTAATTTCTGAAACTCTTTCTGAAGGTGACCTAGTAGAAGAAATGAATAGTGAAGAAGCAAATAAGAAACCTTGGGAGTAA
- a CDS encoding endonuclease/exonuclease/phosphatase family protein: MKQIIRKVLLASFIIIGLIVLFFFWAKSPNWDKKDYAQVRNFRIDQKAISDSTLSIISYNIGYLSGMTNNTSVRPTKEFYQKNMTDVLNHFKKHKVDILALQEIDYGGNRSYKVDQFDVIGNALDYKNGAMSVNWDKKYVPFPYFPPTVHFGKMLSGQAVLSNYPIEEHERVELSRVRSQPYYYSSMYLDRLAERVKIKVGEQEVMFFNVHTEAFDHSTRVKQIEFLKDWFLRIAEEMPVIMVGDFNSDPRYDNAGVLKFYDDERIGAMCAKENLAKKSTLTYPTDKAIEQLDFVFFSTAHFEVLEWDVLQEFGQVSDHFPVYTKLRLKKIK; the protein is encoded by the coding sequence ATGAAACAAATTATACGAAAAGTGCTGTTAGCTTCCTTTATTATCATTGGCTTAATTGTACTGTTCTTCTTCTGGGCCAAATCACCAAATTGGGATAAAAAAGACTATGCTCAAGTAAGGAATTTTAGAATAGATCAAAAAGCTATTTCAGATTCGACATTATCGATAATATCTTACAACATAGGGTATCTGTCTGGTATGACTAATAATACATCAGTAAGACCTACTAAAGAGTTTTATCAGAAAAATATGACTGATGTTCTAAACCATTTCAAAAAGCATAAAGTAGATATATTAGCATTACAAGAAATAGATTATGGAGGGAATAGATCTTATAAAGTCGATCAATTTGATGTAATAGGTAATGCACTTGATTATAAAAATGGAGCAATGTCTGTAAATTGGGATAAAAAATATGTTCCTTTTCCATATTTTCCTCCAACAGTCCATTTTGGTAAAATGTTAAGTGGGCAAGCTGTTTTGTCTAATTATCCAATTGAAGAACATGAAAGGGTAGAATTATCTAGAGTAAGAAGTCAACCCTATTATTATTCATCAATGTATCTTGATCGTTTAGCTGAAAGAGTTAAAATTAAGGTCGGAGAGCAAGAAGTAATGTTTTTTAATGTTCATACAGAAGCATTTGATCATTCTACTAGAGTAAAACAAATTGAATTTTTAAAAGATTGGTTTTTGAGAATTGCTGAAGAAATGCCAGTAATTATGGTAGGTGATTTTAATAGTGACCCAAGATATGATAATGCAGGAGTTTTAAAATTCTATGACGATGAAAGAATTGGGGCTATGTGCGCTAAAGAAAATTTAGCAAAAAAATCGACACTTACATATCCCACAGATAAGGCTATTGAACAATTAGATTTTGTATTCTTTTCTACAGCTCATTTTGAAGTGTTAGAATGGGATGTTTTACAAGAATTTGGACAAGTCTCAGATCACTTTCCCGTTTATACCAAACTAAGATTAAAAAAAATAAAATAA
- a CDS encoding transposase, producing the protein MNEDQENQYTKRTQKDYSYSFKLQVVDEVERGEIGITAARLKYGIQGHGTIRTWIRKYGNLDWDNKSDLKMGKTPEQKLLELEQKVLLLEKQKASLEKQLYVTDKKAIFFDMMIDIAEDEFNIPIRKKSLPKQLTNSKKKKK; encoded by the coding sequence ATGAATGAAGATCAAGAAAATCAGTACACTAAGCGTACACAAAAAGATTACAGCTACTCTTTTAAATTACAAGTTGTAGATGAAGTGGAACGAGGGGAAATTGGTATAACGGCAGCAAGACTTAAATATGGAATACAAGGTCATGGTACCATCCGTACTTGGATAAGAAAGTATGGTAATTTAGATTGGGATAATAAATCTGATTTAAAAATGGGAAAGACACCAGAACAAAAATTATTGGAGCTAGAACAAAAGGTTCTATTATTAGAGAAACAAAAAGCTTCTTTAGAAAAACAACTCTACGTAACAGATAAAAAAGCAATTTTCTTTGATATGATGATCGATATTGCTGAGGATGAGTTTAATATTCCTATTAGAAAAAAGTCTTTACCCAAGCAGTTGACCAATTCAAAAAAGAAGAAAAAATAG
- a CDS encoding lysoplasmalogenase, whose amino-acid sequence MTVENKAVKEPLNNSQKKVFWSIFLVVITVNLLGNYFEDYYVVLYSKPLIMPFISIYFSTTWQQKSENSIIYKCMMIGFFFAWLGDLYMMFLNDELIMLLGLACFLVCHQMYITALFFSSVKDNYKLTLFITFPLSIIGGYIGYLVAVKSSVMFAPILVYSVILVTMFSFALIRWINRRDRWGFMTMIGALLFICSDLMIGLKNFQGLDISEVFIMATYIIAQFCISRGMLCEGADKV is encoded by the coding sequence ATGACAGTAGAAAATAAAGCAGTAAAAGAACCTTTAAATAACAGTCAGAAAAAGGTTTTTTGGAGTATTTTTTTGGTAGTGATTACAGTTAATTTATTAGGTAATTATTTTGAAGACTATTATGTTGTTTTGTATTCAAAACCTCTAATAATGCCTTTTATTTCAATATATTTCTCAACTACATGGCAACAGAAATCAGAAAATTCTATAATCTACAAATGTATGATGATAGGTTTTTTCTTTGCATGGTTGGGAGATTTATACATGATGTTTCTAAATGATGAGTTGATCATGTTACTTGGTTTAGCCTGTTTTTTAGTTTGTCATCAGATGTATATCACGGCTTTATTCTTTTCATCAGTAAAAGATAATTATAAGCTTACTTTATTTATTACTTTTCCATTGTCAATAATTGGTGGATACATTGGTTATTTAGTAGCCGTTAAAAGTTCTGTTATGTTTGCACCAATACTAGTTTATAGTGTGATATTGGTGACAATGTTCTCATTTGCTTTAATTCGATGGATTAATAGAAGAGACAGATGGGGTTTTATGACAATGATAGGAGCGTTATTGTTTATTTGTTCTGATTTAATGATTGGCCTCAAGAATTTTCAAGGGCTTGATATTTCTGAAGTATTTATAATGGCAACATATATTATAGCTCAATTTTGTATAAGTAGAGGAATGCTTTGCGAAGGAGCTGACAAAGTTTAA
- a CDS encoding thiolase family protein, with translation MEEVYIVSAVRTPIGSFGGALSSVSATDLGAAAIKGALEKAGVAPTEVNEVYMGNVISSNLGQAPAKQAALGAGIGIDIPCTTINKVCSSGMKTIMLGAQSIMMGDNDVVVAGGMESMSNIPYYIPKGRYGYGYGHGQMLDGLVRDGLADAYSNQPMGICADATAKKCEISREEQDNFAINSYKKTASSTENGIFAEEIVPVSVPQRRGEPIIVDKDEEFKNVKFEKIPNLRAVFTKDGTVTAANASTINDGAAALVLVNKKIVDKLGLKPIAKIISYADASKEPEWFTIAPPDAARKALNKKGLTIDDIDYFEVNEAFSVVTLAFAKELGISLDKINVHGGAVSMGHPLGASGARIVVTLAGVLKHEKGTKGLAAICNGGGGASALIIEKL, from the coding sequence ATGGAAGAAGTTTATATTGTATCTGCAGTAAGAACTCCGATCGGGAGTTTTGGCGGAGCATTATCATCTGTATCAGCAACAGATTTAGGAGCAGCTGCTATTAAAGGAGCATTAGAAAAAGCTGGAGTGGCACCTACAGAAGTTAATGAGGTTTATATGGGGAATGTTATTTCTTCTAACCTTGGTCAAGCACCAGCTAAGCAAGCTGCTTTAGGTGCGGGTATAGGTATTGATATTCCTTGTACTACAATAAATAAAGTTTGTTCTTCGGGAATGAAAACAATTATGCTGGGTGCTCAATCTATTATGATGGGTGACAATGATGTTGTAGTTGCTGGTGGAATGGAATCGATGTCTAATATTCCATATTATATCCCAAAAGGACGTTATGGTTATGGTTATGGTCATGGCCAAATGTTGGATGGATTAGTTAGGGATGGCCTTGCAGATGCGTATTCAAATCAGCCAATGGGTATTTGTGCAGATGCAACTGCAAAAAAATGTGAGATTAGTAGAGAGGAGCAAGATAACTTTGCCATTAATTCATATAAGAAAACAGCATCATCAACAGAGAATGGTATTTTTGCAGAAGAGATTGTACCAGTAAGCGTTCCACAAAGAAGAGGAGAACCAATTATTGTTGATAAGGATGAGGAATTTAAAAATGTGAAATTTGAAAAAATCCCAAACCTTAGAGCTGTTTTTACTAAAGATGGTACAGTAACTGCTGCAAATGCTTCAACTATAAATGATGGTGCAGCAGCATTGGTTCTTGTCAATAAAAAAATTGTTGATAAATTAGGCTTAAAACCTATTGCAAAAATTATATCATATGCAGATGCATCAAAAGAGCCAGAGTGGTTTACAATAGCACCACCCGATGCAGCAAGGAAAGCATTAAATAAAAAAGGGCTTACAATTGATGATATTGACTATTTTGAGGTCAATGAAGCATTTTCAGTTGTTACTTTAGCATTTGCTAAGGAATTGGGAATTTCATTAGATAAAATAAACGTTCATGGAGGTGCTGTTTCTATGGGGCATCCTTTAGGAGCATCAGGAGCTAGAATTGTAGTCACTCTTGCAGGAGTTCTAAAACATGAAAAAGGCACAAAAGGACTTGCTGCTATTTGTAATGGTGGCGGAGGTGCCTCAGCACTTATCATAGAAAAGCTTTAA
- a CDS encoding glutamine synthetase III family protein: MARQRFDALKLVELRQPITIKAPSEKVSDYFGINTFGLAIMKEQLSSDIYRRLQNAINKGEQIDENVADAVATSLKAWAISKGVTHYTHWFQPLTGSTAEKHDAFFELSSEGMAIERFKGSALVRQEPDASSFPSGGLRQTFEARGYTAWDPTSPAFIIESGTGKTLCIPTVFVSYTGESLDNKAPLLKALERVDKTATSVCQIFDRSIEKVQASLGCEQEFFLIDRALADARPDILLTGKTLFGRTPPKGQQLDDHYFGSIPSRVTRFLQELEIEAYKLGIPVKTRHNEVAPSQFEVAPIFEEVNVANDHNQLLMDLMKKVASRHNFRVLFHEKPFEGMNGSGKHNNWSLITDKGKNLLQPSTKAKENLIFITFFINILKAVYDYSDLLRASIASESNDYRLGSNEAPPNIMSAFIGTQLFDILTELENNGDIQVKKGDNIYMKLGINKIPPILLDNTDRNRTSPFAFTGNKFEFRAVGSNANSARAMTVLNTAVANQLELFKKEVDKLIEQDEKKEVAIIDILRSYIPSVKKVVFEGNGYGPEWIKEAKRRGLSNFTDTPRALAILKKPSTGRLFKRMRIMTQAEVDARHEIRLENYTMKMQIESRVMADLALNHIAPTALRYQSILIENVKGMKDIGLGDETEETMITIKKLAKHLNQVKRLANEMTQERKRINSIENVEEKAIAYCDDIKKKYFEELRWHVDKLETMVDDEMWPLPKYRELLFLR; encoded by the coding sequence ATGGCAAGACAACGCTTTGATGCACTTAAACTTGTAGAACTAAGGCAACCAATTACAATAAAAGCTCCTAGTGAAAAAGTATCAGATTATTTTGGAATCAATACGTTCGGGTTGGCAATTATGAAAGAACAATTGTCTTCTGATATTTATAGAAGGTTACAAAATGCAATAAATAAAGGTGAACAAATAGATGAAAATGTTGCTGATGCTGTAGCTACATCACTAAAAGCATGGGCTATTTCTAAAGGAGTTACTCATTATACACATTGGTTTCAACCATTAACAGGTTCTACTGCAGAAAAGCATGATGCCTTTTTTGAACTAAGTTCAGAAGGTATGGCTATAGAGCGTTTTAAAGGCAGTGCCCTTGTCAGACAAGAACCAGATGCTTCATCATTTCCTAGTGGAGGGTTAAGACAAACTTTTGAGGCAAGAGGTTACACAGCTTGGGATCCTACATCTCCTGCATTTATTATTGAAAGTGGTACAGGAAAAACTTTATGTATTCCAACTGTATTTGTTTCTTACACTGGAGAATCTTTAGATAATAAAGCTCCGCTATTAAAAGCATTGGAACGTGTTGACAAAACAGCTACTTCTGTATGCCAGATATTTGATAGAAGTATTGAAAAAGTACAAGCATCGTTAGGTTGTGAACAGGAGTTTTTCTTAATTGATAGAGCTCTTGCTGATGCCCGACCAGACATTCTACTTACTGGTAAAACGTTATTTGGAAGAACACCTCCTAAAGGTCAACAATTGGATGATCATTATTTTGGTTCTATTCCATCTCGTGTAACAAGGTTCCTTCAAGAATTAGAAATTGAAGCTTATAAACTTGGTATACCGGTAAAAACTAGACACAATGAAGTTGCTCCTAGTCAGTTTGAAGTCGCTCCTATTTTTGAAGAAGTAAACGTAGCAAATGATCACAATCAATTGCTAATGGATTTAATGAAAAAGGTAGCTTCTAGACATAATTTTAGAGTTCTCTTTCATGAAAAACCTTTTGAAGGAATGAACGGTAGTGGTAAACACAACAACTGGTCATTAATTACAGACAAAGGCAAAAACCTACTTCAGCCAAGTACTAAAGCGAAAGAGAACCTTATCTTTATTACTTTTTTTATAAACATATTAAAAGCAGTTTACGATTATTCTGATCTTTTAAGAGCATCTATTGCTTCAGAAAGTAACGACTATCGCTTAGGTTCTAACGAAGCACCTCCAAATATTATGTCAGCTTTTATTGGAACTCAACTATTTGATATTCTTACTGAATTAGAGAATAATGGAGATATTCAAGTAAAAAAAGGAGATAACATTTATATGAAACTTGGTATTAATAAAATACCACCTATTCTTTTAGATAATACCGATAGAAATAGAACATCGCCGTTCGCTTTTACTGGTAATAAATTTGAATTTAGAGCAGTAGGTTCTAACGCTAATAGTGCTAGAGCAATGACTGTTTTAAATACTGCAGTTGCTAATCAATTAGAGCTTTTCAAAAAAGAAGTTGATAAACTAATTGAGCAAGATGAAAAGAAAGAAGTTGCAATAATTGATATATTAAGATCATATATACCATCAGTAAAAAAGGTTGTCTTTGAGGGCAATGGTTATGGACCTGAATGGATAAAAGAAGCAAAACGAAGAGGGTTATCTAACTTTACAGATACTCCTAGAGCTTTAGCAATCTTAAAAAAACCTAGTACGGGTAGATTATTTAAGCGTATGCGTATTATGACGCAAGCTGAAGTTGATGCAAGACACGAAATTCGCTTAGAAAATTACACTATGAAAATGCAAATTGAGTCTCGTGTAATGGCAGACTTAGCATTAAATCATATTGCCCCAACAGCGTTACGTTATCAATCTATTCTGATTGAAAATGTTAAAGGCATGAAAGATATTGGGTTAGGTGATGAAACAGAAGAAACAATGATCACCATTAAAAAGCTTGCAAAACACCTTAATCAAGTTAAACGTTTAGCAAATGAAATGACACAAGAACGTAAACGTATTAATAGTATTGAGAATGTTGAAGAAAAAGCTATTGCCTATTGTGATGATATCAAAAAGAAATATTTTGAAGAATTAAGATGGCATGTTGACAAATTAGAAACTATGGTTGACGACGAAATGTGGCCATTGCCTAAATACCGAGAATTATTGTTTTTACGTTAA
- a CDS encoding N-acetylmuramoyl-L-alanine amidase family protein, whose translation MKKIVHKTSIILLLFIITVSFVEAQNHKKKFIVVIDPGHGGKDPGKPRGVAKHNHEKDLNLVIAQQLGKQIRDNMIDVQVYYTRTSDVYVSLDDRVKFAEIAEADYFISVHSNSNPNKWIIGSKIHIDTNSDYVGRALATNILDTIERTTPLKSRGIMNKEDRGYNLYVLKHSTMPSILIECGFLSNKYESQYLNSEKGQTEIAKAIYSGFYSFHRSVYTPSTIDKDAYSIQILATNKKVSNTNPQFKKLANAGLSIQEHHFIRNNKSIYKYTVGNENSSYSAQNLKKRIRGLGFKDAFVVSIKK comes from the coding sequence ATGAAAAAAATAGTACATAAAACTTCAATAATACTATTACTGTTTATAATTACTGTTTCGTTTGTTGAAGCACAAAATCATAAAAAAAAGTTTATTGTAGTTATTGACCCTGGACATGGAGGAAAAGACCCTGGAAAACCTAGAGGAGTTGCTAAACATAACCATGAAAAAGATCTTAATCTAGTAATTGCACAACAACTAGGGAAACAAATAAGAGATAATATGATTGATGTTCAAGTGTATTACACTAGAACATCTGATGTATATGTTAGTTTAGACGATAGAGTTAAATTTGCCGAAATTGCAGAAGCTGATTACTTTATCAGTGTTCATAGTAATTCTAATCCTAATAAATGGATAATTGGCTCTAAAATACATATTGACACAAACTCCGATTATGTCGGAAGAGCTTTAGCTACTAATATTTTAGATACTATAGAGCGTACTACTCCACTAAAATCAAGAGGTATTATGAACAAAGAAGATAGAGGTTACAACTTATATGTTCTTAAACACTCTACTATGCCTTCAATTTTAATTGAATGTGGTTTTCTTTCTAACAAATACGAAAGTCAATATTTAAATTCTGAAAAAGGGCAAACAGAAATTGCTAAAGCGATTTACAGTGGTTTTTACTCTTTTCATAGAAGCGTCTATACTCCTTCTACAATAGATAAAGATGCTTACAGCATTCAAATCCTTGCAACTAATAAAAAGGTTTCAAATACGAACCCTCAGTTTAAAAAATTAGCGAATGCTGGGTTATCAATTCAAGAACATCATTTTATTAGAAATAACAAGTCTATTTATAAATATACTGTTGGGAATGAAAATTCTTCATATTCAGCCCAAAATTTAAAGAAACGAATAAGAGGCCTTGGTTTTAAAGATGCTTTTGTAGTATCTATCAAGAAGTAG
- a CDS encoding IS3 family transposase has translation MLGLDRQIYYRSKRKVKNNNSIASKVVDLVKRIRLKQTKIGTRKLYQLLLPELQLLNVGRDKLFDIMRANRLDIKPKKQYHVTTNSHHRFKKHKNLIEHLEINRPEQVLVSDITYIGERSNPMYLSLVTDAYSKKIMGLNVSDSLNANGAIAALKEALKNRNYVDLPMIHHSDRGLQYCSHEYQRHLQENKVLCSMTESYDPYQNAVAERINGILKQEFILGIKINDLDLMNKFIRESVYIYNNERPHWSNYMKTPVEMHQQSEIKMRTYKSKNSTELTPDAINI, from the coding sequence TTGCTTGGGTTAGATCGACAAATTTATTATCGTTCGAAAAGGAAAGTAAAAAATAATAATAGTATTGCATCTAAAGTAGTAGACTTAGTGAAAAGAATTCGTTTGAAGCAAACTAAAATAGGGACAAGGAAATTATATCAATTACTTCTTCCTGAATTGCAATTACTAAATGTAGGTAGAGATAAGCTTTTTGATATCATGAGGGCTAATCGACTCGATATCAAGCCTAAAAAACAATATCATGTCACTACAAATTCTCATCACAGGTTTAAAAAGCATAAAAACCTTATTGAGCATTTGGAAATAAATAGACCTGAACAAGTATTAGTTTCTGATATAACTTACATAGGTGAGCGAAGTAACCCAATGTATCTATCCTTAGTAACAGATGCCTATTCTAAGAAAATAATGGGGTTAAATGTATCAGATAGTTTGAATGCAAATGGAGCTATTGCAGCATTAAAAGAAGCACTGAAAAATAGAAACTATGTTGATTTACCAATGATACACCATTCAGATAGAGGATTACAATATTGTAGTCACGAGTATCAACGACATCTTCAGGAAAATAAAGTATTGTGCTCGATGACGGAATCTTACGATCCTTATCAAAATGCGGTAGCAGAAAGAATAAACGGAATTCTTAAGCAAGAATTTATTTTAGGAATAAAAATTAATGATCTCGATTTAATGAATAAATTTATTAGAGAATCTGTATATATTTACAATAATGAAAGGCCTCATTGGAGTAATTATATGAAGACACCTGTTGAGATGCATCAGCAAAGTGAAATAAAAATGAGAACTTATAAAAGTAAAAATAGCACCGAGCTTACACCCGATGCTATCAATATATAA